The Mauremys mutica isolate MM-2020 ecotype Southern chromosome 1, ASM2049712v1, whole genome shotgun sequence genome has a segment encoding these proteins:
- the LOC123361277 gene encoding prolactin-like, producing MRAARKGYAWLCALLWLLGKPPGAVFVAICARQGDSSCRFLSVSDLFDRVIQHSDRLHSLSTALYLDLEKNFLPNGNELGKWTGKCHTSRMLTPNGKEYVQKIPREELTQLILRLLQAWKEPLSHFDQNIGHHQELSSDSLSKAKQISNMVHELKTGMEKVTEKMQSMGIISNSLNGMGSSEAAGLSISNEANVMSDYEFIHCFRRDSNKVQSYLKILKCRIWPGNSC from the exons ATGCGCGCCGCGCGCAAAG GTTACGCCTGGCTGTGCGCCCtgctctggctgctggggaagccgCCCGGAGCCGTTTTCGTGGCAATTTGTGCCCGGCAGGGAGACTCGAGCTGCCGCTTCTTGTCCGTGTCTGATCTTTTCGACCGGGTGATCCAGCACTCGGACAGGCTACACAGCCTCTCCACCGCGCTCTACTTGGACTTG gaaaaaaactttctaCCCAATGGAAACGAGTTGGGCAAATGGACAGGTAAATGCCACACCTCCAGGATGCTAACGCCTAATGGCAAGGAGTATGTCCAAAAAATACCG AGAGAAGAACTAACTCAGTTGATACTGAGACTCTTGCAAGCCTGGAAGGAACCACTTTCTCACTTTGACCAGAATATTGGTCATCATCAAGAATTATCTAGTGACAGCctgagcaaagcaaagcaaatcaGCAATATGGTGCATGAGCTGAAGACTGGAATGGAGAAAGTAACAGAGAAG ATGCAGTCAATGGGGATCATCAGCAATTCATTGAATGGAATGGGATCATCAGAAGCAGCTGGTTTATCCATTAGTAATGAAGCAAATGTGATGAGTGACTATGAGTTTATTCACTGCTTCAGGAGAGACTCCAATAAAGTACAAAGCTACTTAAAAATTCTTAAATGTAGGATTTGGCCAGGAAATAGTTGTTGA